One window from the genome of Fulvivirga lutea encodes:
- a CDS encoding helix-turn-helix transcriptional regulator yields MKVPILILDPQFLTRNGLFHLLDNVDILDLDMHESISTVEQLDKYKIIITDYLEPYTVQEKADFRDLLLKDYADRLLIISADREKSRIKSMISQGVKGYLTKDCDSDEILSAINVISDGNRFYCNRVLEMLSHIEGNNPDDCEPADLSNRELEVIQLIAKGYRTADIADELFISVHTVNSHRKNILKKLRLKSPTQLVAYAHEIGLIDT; encoded by the coding sequence TTGAAAGTACCTATTCTAATTCTCGATCCTCAATTTCTGACCAGAAACGGATTATTCCACCTACTTGACAATGTAGACATACTGGATTTGGATATGCACGAAAGCATTTCAACAGTGGAGCAATTAGATAAATACAAAATAATAATAACCGATTATTTAGAACCTTATACGGTACAAGAAAAGGCAGATTTCAGAGATTTACTACTTAAAGATTATGCCGACAGGTTATTAATAATTTCTGCTGATAGAGAAAAGAGTAGAATTAAGAGTATGATATCTCAAGGGGTAAAAGGGTATTTAACTAAAGATTGCGATTCTGACGAAATTCTTTCAGCTATTAATGTAATATCAGATGGCAACAGATTCTATTGCAACAGAGTATTGGAAATGCTATCGCACATTGAAGGTAATAACCCTGATGACTGTGAACCTGCAGATTTAAGTAATCGGGAATTAGAAGTAATTCAGTTAATTGCGAAGGGTTATAGAACCGCTGATATAGCCGATGAACTCTTTATAAGCGTGCATACAGTGAACTCGCATAGGAAAAATATTCTCAAGAAATTACGTCTAAAATCACCTACGCAGCTGGTTGCTTATGCACACGAAATTGGCCTAATCGATACGTAG
- a CDS encoding TonB-dependent receptor produces MKKCLITILILFQTLLSYSEHYLITGKVANELTSEPFEGATVFVRSLNINTETDSQGNYSLKLPEGTYVLEAFSLGMAIASKSVTANQNMVVNFYLSELAGNLQEVEVRDSRQSLAGISRLQAVENFGIYEAKKNELIILNDFAANKVNNNARQIFAKVPGLNIWESDFAGLQLDIAARGLGPGRTANFNTRQNGYDMSADALGYPESYYLPAMQAVERIEIVRGAASLQYGTQFGGMLNFRLKEAPNVPFEMNVEQAIGSFGMVSSFASVGGKLNKLDYYGYYQYREGDGWRENSEFEAHTAFAKLGWQANDRLKFGIEHSFLSYKAQQPGGLTDEHFNNGNLEESLRSRNWFRVSWNLLAATLEYRFNERTQFNLKTFGLFSQRDALGNLEQIGVPDNPNESRTLISDKFNNQGSEMRLVHRYAVGNKNSAIVVGARYYNGLTDRKQGDAITNDGSDFEFLTPEDPEEFDYEFPSQNYAFFAENLIDLTSRLSLTSGFRLEHIRTDAEGTWNLNRYDFAGNLISSTENEDASSEVRTFPLFGVGLSYYINDNLSFYSNISQNFRSITFSDLRVVNPNFQLDSLITDERGYNVDLGIRGRLATWLNVDISAFLMRYNDRIGLYELPGSTTLFRTNIGDSRHIGLETFSEVDIWRLAGKNSRKSGLGLFLNMSITEAYYINSDITSIRNRRVEYVPEVMLRTGLNYRYKGLKATYQFSYLGQQFSDATNSTFNPNALTGIIPSYQVMDASVEYNFNQFKCTAGVNNILDEKYFTRRAESYPGPGIIPATPRSFYFSLGFKLDSK; encoded by the coding sequence ATGAAAAAGTGCCTTATCACCATATTGATATTATTCCAGACGCTATTATCGTATAGCGAGCACTATCTTATAACAGGAAAAGTAGCCAATGAACTTACTTCAGAGCCTTTTGAAGGAGCAACAGTTTTTGTGCGTTCATTAAATATTAATACCGAAACAGACAGTCAGGGTAATTATTCTTTAAAGCTTCCAGAAGGAACATACGTTCTTGAAGCTTTCAGTCTGGGAATGGCCATAGCCTCCAAATCAGTTACTGCCAATCAAAACATGGTAGTAAACTTTTATTTGTCAGAATTAGCTGGAAACCTTCAGGAAGTTGAGGTAAGAGATAGCCGCCAGAGTTTAGCAGGAATATCTCGGCTACAAGCAGTAGAAAACTTCGGAATTTACGAAGCCAAAAAAAATGAATTGATTATTCTTAATGATTTCGCAGCCAATAAGGTTAATAATAATGCTCGTCAAATTTTTGCTAAAGTTCCCGGTTTAAATATCTGGGAAAGTGATTTTGCAGGATTACAACTTGACATTGCAGCTCGTGGGTTAGGCCCGGGAAGAACTGCCAATTTTAATACTCGACAAAATGGTTATGATATGAGTGCCGATGCGCTCGGTTATCCAGAAAGCTATTATCTACCCGCCATGCAAGCCGTAGAGAGGATTGAAATAGTAAGAGGAGCGGCTTCCTTACAATATGGAACTCAATTCGGAGGCATGCTTAATTTCAGGTTAAAAGAAGCTCCTAATGTACCTTTTGAAATGAATGTGGAACAAGCGATAGGTTCCTTTGGAATGGTTAGTTCCTTCGCAAGTGTGGGCGGTAAATTAAACAAACTTGACTACTATGGTTATTACCAATATCGCGAAGGAGATGGTTGGCGAGAAAATTCAGAATTTGAGGCACATACGGCTTTTGCCAAATTAGGTTGGCAGGCAAATGACCGACTAAAGTTTGGAATTGAACATTCCTTCCTTTCATACAAAGCACAACAACCCGGTGGTTTAACAGATGAACACTTTAATAATGGAAATCTAGAAGAATCACTCAGAAGCAGAAATTGGTTCAGAGTATCATGGAATCTATTAGCTGCTACATTGGAATACCGATTCAATGAAAGAACTCAATTCAACCTAAAGACCTTTGGCCTTTTCTCACAAAGAGATGCGCTTGGTAATTTGGAGCAAATAGGTGTGCCAGATAACCCTAACGAAAGTCGCACACTAATCAGTGATAAGTTTAATAACCAAGGTTCTGAAATGCGTTTAGTCCATCGTTACGCGGTTGGGAACAAAAACTCAGCAATTGTAGTAGGCGCAAGGTATTACAATGGCCTTACAGACAGAAAACAAGGTGATGCAATTACAAACGATGGCTCTGATTTTGAATTTTTAACTCCTGAAGATCCTGAAGAATTTGATTATGAGTTCCCTAGCCAGAATTATGCGTTTTTTGCTGAAAACCTTATTGATTTAACATCAAGACTAAGTTTAACATCGGGGTTCAGACTAGAACATATACGAACAGATGCTGAAGGTACCTGGAACCTGAATCGTTATGACTTCGCTGGTAACCTAATTTCATCAACAGAAAATGAAGATGCCTCATCAGAAGTGCGCACATTTCCATTGTTTGGAGTGGGATTGAGTTATTATATTAATGATAACTTAAGTTTCTACAGCAACATTTCGCAAAACTTCAGATCTATTACATTTAGCGACTTACGGGTTGTCAACCCTAATTTCCAATTGGATAGTCTAATTACAGATGAGCGTGGTTATAATGTAGACTTAGGCATACGCGGACGATTAGCAACCTGGTTAAACGTTGACATCAGCGCATTTTTAATGCGATATAACGATAGAATTGGCCTTTATGAACTACCGGGAAGCACAACCCTGTTTCGAACCAATATAGGCGATTCTCGCCATATCGGACTTGAAACTTTTTCTGAAGTTGATATTTGGAGGTTAGCAGGAAAAAATTCAAGGAAGTCTGGCTTAGGCCTCTTTTTAAATATGTCTATTACTGAGGCTTATTACATTAACTCTGACATAACATCTATAAGAAACAGACGCGTAGAATATGTACCAGAAGTAATGTTAAGAACAGGATTGAACTATCGCTATAAAGGTTTAAAAGCTACCTATCAGTTTTCATACTTAGGACAGCAATTTTCGGATGCCACCAACTCCACTTTTAACCCCAATGCTCTAACTGGTATCATACCTTCCTATCAGGTAATGGACGCTTCCGTAGAGTATAATTTTAACCAATTTAAGTGCACAGCAGGAGTAAATAACATACTCGATGAAAAGTACTTTACGCGAAGAGCGGAGAGCTACCCAGGCCCGGGCATCATACCGGCCACACCGAGAAGCTTTTATTTCTCCTTAGGCTTTAAATTAGATAGTAAATAA
- a CDS encoding imelysin family protein, whose protein sequence is MNRNRKYLKLAAVGLALIGLIQLSACGDDEVSSTSNNFDRTAMLSSLATNLIVPNFQALQTSVNQLSAEADEFSANATVANLQSLRLAWVQAVTDHQHCSAFGFGPASLPLGPYATVLGVFPVDEAQVEANMLNPDFNLEASFDRDVRGFFAIEYLIYGNGQSDEELVAAFDQNRIDYLLLLVDELKITFDNIVNEWNGGYFEEFTTDNSTSAGSAVSQLYNEFVKDYENLKNFKVELPAGLSAGQNSADGSLVEALYSGISRDLIVEHFNNSKNIYLGKSRSGTELTGFDEYLKSVEGGEALVISTQSAIDAIDNAITNLPQGRLSNNIEAQELVTLANLLQANTANFKSSMSSLLGISITFNSGDGD, encoded by the coding sequence ATGAATAGAAATAGAAAATATTTGAAATTAGCAGCAGTTGGTTTGGCACTCATAGGTTTAATTCAATTGTCTGCATGTGGTGATGATGAGGTGTCATCTACATCCAATAACTTCGATAGAACAGCTATGCTTTCTAGTTTAGCTACTAATTTAATCGTACCCAATTTTCAAGCATTACAAACCAGCGTAAATCAATTATCCGCTGAAGCTGATGAATTTAGTGCTAATGCAACGGTAGCAAATTTGCAGAGCTTGAGGCTGGCGTGGGTACAGGCAGTTACTGATCATCAACATTGCTCTGCCTTTGGCTTTGGCCCCGCGAGTCTGCCACTAGGCCCTTATGCAACCGTGCTAGGCGTATTTCCAGTGGATGAAGCTCAAGTGGAAGCTAATATGCTGAACCCAGACTTCAACCTTGAGGCAAGCTTCGACCGCGATGTTAGAGGTTTCTTTGCCATTGAATACCTTATTTATGGCAACGGCCAAAGCGATGAAGAGCTAGTTGCGGCATTCGATCAAAATCGAATTGATTATTTACTTCTTCTCGTAGATGAATTAAAGATCACGTTTGATAACATAGTTAACGAATGGAACGGTGGTTATTTTGAAGAATTTACTACTGACAACAGCACTTCAGCCGGTAGTGCAGTGTCTCAGCTATACAATGAATTTGTGAAAGATTATGAGAATCTAAAAAACTTCAAAGTTGAACTACCTGCCGGATTATCAGCTGGTCAAAATAGTGCTGACGGGTCGTTGGTAGAAGCGTTATACAGTGGTATCAGCAGAGATTTAATCGTAGAACACTTCAATAATTCCAAAAATATTTATTTAGGAAAGTCTAGAAGCGGCACAGAATTAACAGGTTTTGATGAGTACTTGAAATCAGTTGAAGGTGGTGAAGCACTTGTCATTTCTACCCAATCAGCAATTGATGCTATCGATAATGCGATAACAAATTTACCACAAGGTAGATTGTCGAATAATATAGAGGCCCAAGAGCTAGTGACATTGGCCAATTTATTACAAGCAAATACCGCCAATTTTAAAAGCTCAATGAGTTCACTACTAGGGATAAGTATCACATTTAATTCAGGAGACGGAGATTAA
- a CDS encoding PepSY-associated TM helix domain-containing protein, which yields MKKNFIWKLHSWTGLYAGLAIAFLSLTGTAALFRIEADHILNPDLRKVDVGNQQVSLNTAVESVKKQYENLELFEVELPKTQDGSWNIRFQSESDSKLFPVFWEVFVDPYSGKTLGDRNYYKTFSYYLRNIHVRFYEGYFGRQIVGLAGIALVISSITGLLIYGRFTKRQNFGKIRNKNIRTQQADYHKYIGITALVFNLMIAITGAWLGLQVYLQKWMHIDRPNTYISSNSVRIKNQSSIDFDLALIKAKSEFPELIPTIIRPTKNGTVEVIGDVAGKVYERNSNKLVLSTADYSTLFKYNISEATASHKLFFIQEALHFGDFGGFTLKLIYGLFGLTTGFLSLSGFIIYLERTKKQRAVKPSFQELGPVLWKYTFGLLAFCLITMIMSLIWGIGVPTLIVSVIFYSLLIFISMKVTFKFIINMFRRFTLYH from the coding sequence ATGAAAAAGAATTTCATTTGGAAATTGCATAGCTGGACCGGCCTATATGCCGGTCTGGCGATTGCTTTTTTGAGTTTAACAGGTACTGCTGCTTTGTTTAGAATTGAAGCCGATCATATTCTAAATCCCGACTTGAGAAAGGTTGATGTTGGCAATCAACAGGTATCATTAAATACTGCTGTAGAATCAGTAAAGAAACAATATGAAAATCTTGAGCTATTTGAAGTAGAGCTGCCTAAAACACAAGATGGTTCTTGGAATATTCGTTTTCAATCCGAATCAGACAGTAAGTTGTTTCCTGTGTTTTGGGAAGTATTTGTTGATCCATATTCCGGCAAAACCCTTGGTGACAGGAACTATTACAAAACATTCAGCTACTATCTAAGAAATATTCATGTTCGCTTTTACGAAGGATATTTTGGCAGGCAAATAGTAGGTCTTGCAGGAATAGCACTTGTAATCTCATCAATTACTGGACTTTTAATTTATGGGCGATTTACGAAAAGGCAAAATTTTGGTAAGATAAGGAATAAGAATATCAGAACGCAGCAAGCTGATTATCATAAATACATAGGAATTACAGCGCTTGTTTTTAATCTGATGATCGCTATCACAGGAGCCTGGTTAGGTTTGCAAGTTTACCTCCAAAAATGGATGCATATTGATAGACCAAATACCTATATTTCATCAAACTCTGTAAGAATTAAAAACCAATCTTCTATAGATTTTGATTTAGCATTGATCAAAGCTAAATCTGAATTCCCAGAGCTTATACCAACCATTATTCGACCTACAAAAAATGGAACTGTTGAAGTTATTGGTGATGTAGCGGGAAAGGTATATGAACGAAATAGTAATAAGTTGGTATTATCAACTGCTGACTATTCAACACTTTTTAAATACAACATCAGCGAAGCAACGGCAAGTCATAAATTATTCTTTATTCAGGAAGCTCTCCATTTTGGCGATTTTGGCGGTTTTACTCTCAAACTGATTTATGGATTATTTGGCCTAACCACAGGATTTCTATCACTTAGTGGCTTTATTATTTATTTGGAACGGACAAAAAAACAACGAGCGGTCAAACCATCATTTCAGGAGTTGGGACCTGTACTTTGGAAGTATACGTTTGGGTTACTTGCCTTTTGTTTAATAACTATGATAATGAGTTTGATCTGGGGAATTGGAGTGCCAACTTTAATTGTATCAGTAATATTTTACTCACTACTCATATTCATTTCAATGAAAGTGACTTTCAAATTCATCATTAATATGTTTAGAAGGTTTACATTATATCACTAG
- a CDS encoding HTTM domain-containing protein — translation MLTYRNIINYMGQPTSIAPLVVFRIVFGLLMLFSTIRYVWMGWVDTQLVDPLLHFSYYGFDWVQPLGRLGMYTVFAIMAFACLGITLGLFYRISAIIFFLCFTYVELIDITYYLNHYYFVSIVAFLFILVPANRFFSLDVKRKPELSLSQVPRWMILIFKLQIAIVYIYAGLAKINYDWLIKALPLSIWLPAKTGIPIIGPIFQYKFTAYLFSWIGMFFDTFIVFGLLYKKTRWLAYVAVIIFHTLTGLLFQIGVFPIVMIFAVTIFFSPSFHERLIKTIGGLFSDTTISFNADHQFKKQSLRVHYSLTYFLVLFFLFQIIFPWRYILYPGNIFWTEEGYRFSWRVMLMEKAGTATFFVKDGENGREGSVINHQFLNSHQEKQMAMQPDLILQFAHNLEEHFKSEGMKNPIVRAEVLVTLNARPAKLLIDPSIDLTTIKDTWGHKKWLTTYRAE, via the coding sequence ATGCTAACATATCGCAATATCATCAATTATATGGGGCAACCGACTTCGATTGCCCCATTGGTTGTTTTTAGAATTGTGTTTGGCTTACTGATGCTTTTTAGTACTATCCGCTATGTTTGGATGGGATGGGTAGATACTCAGTTGGTGGATCCCCTACTCCATTTTAGTTACTACGGTTTTGATTGGGTACAACCCCTTGGGCGATTGGGAATGTACACAGTTTTTGCAATCATGGCATTTGCCTGCCTGGGTATTACGCTGGGGTTATTCTACAGAATATCTGCAATCATTTTTTTTCTGTGCTTCACATATGTAGAACTTATTGACATCACCTATTACTTAAATCACTATTACTTCGTCAGCATAGTGGCCTTTCTTTTCATTCTTGTCCCAGCCAATCGATTTTTCTCGCTGGATGTTAAGAGAAAACCTGAGTTATCTCTGAGCCAGGTTCCTAGATGGATGATTCTAATTTTTAAACTTCAAATTGCCATTGTTTACATCTATGCAGGCTTAGCAAAAATAAATTATGATTGGCTCATTAAAGCTTTGCCTCTTTCCATCTGGCTACCAGCAAAAACAGGAATTCCCATTATTGGTCCAATCTTTCAATATAAATTTACTGCATACCTATTTAGTTGGATAGGTATGTTTTTTGACACTTTTATTGTATTCGGTCTTCTTTATAAAAAGACAAGGTGGTTAGCATATGTAGCCGTTATAATTTTCCATACACTAACAGGGCTGTTGTTTCAAATTGGTGTGTTCCCTATTGTTATGATTTTTGCTGTCACAATATTCTTTTCACCTTCATTTCATGAGCGACTTATCAAGACTATAGGTGGTTTATTTTCTGATACAACTATTTCATTTAATGCCGATCATCAATTCAAAAAACAATCTTTAAGAGTCCACTACTCACTCACTTACTTTTTAGTTCTATTTTTCTTATTTCAAATCATTTTTCCATGGAGATACATACTTTACCCGGGCAATATATTTTGGACGGAAGAAGGCTACAGGTTTTCCTGGCGAGTGATGCTGATGGAAAAAGCTGGTACTGCAACTTTCTTCGTAAAAGACGGTGAAAATGGACGAGAAGGTTCAGTTATTAACCATCAATTTTTAAATTCGCACCAGGAAAAACAGATGGCCATGCAGCCTGACTTAATTCTGCAATTCGCTCACAATTTGGAAGAGCATTTTAAGTCAGAGGGTATGAAAAATCCAATAGTTAGAGCTGAGGTATTGGTAACACTAAATGCACGGCCAGCAAAATTGCTTATAGATCCATCAATTGATTTAACAACAATAAAAGACACCTGGGGCCATAAAAAATGGTTAACAACCTATAGAGCGGAATAA
- a CDS encoding ferritin yields MKDILRKHHILKEEIVKIINRQIKMEAHSSAAYLAMAAWCDVRGYDNSADFFFKQSEEERKHQLKLFHYLCDMECDAVSPSVGDSQHDFGTLREVFEKALEMEVAVSDAIHEIVGECRKYNDIATEEFMRWFVSEQIEEEYIARRAVELFDVLGEDKIALGMFEERILDIEYDGGN; encoded by the coding sequence ATGAAAGACATTTTGCGAAAACATCATATACTTAAAGAAGAAATTGTAAAAATTATTAACCGTCAAATTAAGATGGAAGCGCATTCCTCAGCAGCATATTTGGCTATGGCGGCTTGGTGCGATGTAAGAGGTTACGATAACAGTGCGGATTTCTTTTTTAAACAGTCTGAAGAAGAGCGTAAACACCAATTGAAGCTTTTCCATTATTTGTGTGACATGGAATGCGATGCGGTTTCACCTTCAGTTGGTGATAGCCAGCACGATTTTGGAACGTTAAGAGAAGTGTTTGAAAAAGCGTTGGAGATGGAAGTAGCTGTTTCTGATGCCATCCATGAAATAGTGGGTGAGTGCAGAAAATATAATGACATTGCTACTGAAGAGTTTATGCGATGGTTTGTTTCAGAACAAATTGAAGAAGAATATATTGCAAGAAGAGCAGTTGAATTATTCGATGTGCTAGGAGAAGATAAAATTGCCTTGGGCATGTTTGAAGAACGTATTCTTGATATAGAATATGATGGCGGCAATTAG
- a CDS encoding TonB-dependent receptor, whose protein sequence is MQRFIVTLLVKLLPLCIAAQHGTIKGQVSSIDGNPIEFANISIQELITGTAADGNGKFEITKVPEGDYTLEISAIGFETKNQSIQILANKTLEIDIVLQESITSLQTVEILGIKERSYSNDVSFLGTKTATPLLDVPQSINYVTKELALDQAAFRLNDVVKNISGVNQYSFYNDITIRGFRVQGQRNSGMLVNGMRAMTSFWKQQLIPHIERVEVIKGPSSALFGNASPGGSINRVTKKPLAESRQSISSTVGSFNTFRTLGDFTGSISQDNSLLYRLNLGYENSGSFRDLQFDKNLVIAPSFSYLPNDRTRLNFDIVYQNSQGRLDRGQAVFGNGDLYSVPISTSLSAANDFLHEESVNATISLRHELTDRISFNSIYMRSSYGEDLLEHRTANTFATLAEGNKDPEQVEMRVFIRKRNWDNDGFNNFFNFNLTTGPIEHQLLIGYDYFQQLLQPGGSQLEARGYLSADGNSAINSFDPTNASAYMLDQNGNPMPNVAHFDLTDPNANALRDMSNYIYATRYYTQFRQRNHGLYIQDQLSINKLKILIGLRQEFFFDELNYDTDEEQFEEQRALLPRFGMVYSIQPNINVYATYVEGYEPQSADVANDPNVGGPFDPLTSSLLEIGAKAKWFNGKLNTTLAVYQLQQQGALYDANDANNPGLLVQIGEEESKGIELDLAGSINQNWSIVASYSYNDAVITESDNTEEIGRQKPNSPRHTGNIWTKYLINDGALKGIGFGLGANFVSERYGSIVSNDTPPIFPEYQLVDAAVYYKVEKFQLQVNVNNIFNKTHWVGGYDYIRAFPGAPRNIMTTVSYTF, encoded by the coding sequence ATGCAAAGATTTATAGTAACATTATTAGTCAAACTATTGCCTTTATGCATAGCTGCACAGCATGGTACAATTAAAGGGCAAGTGTCATCTATTGATGGTAATCCGATTGAATTTGCCAATATTTCAATACAAGAATTAATTACTGGTACAGCCGCAGATGGTAATGGAAAATTTGAAATCACAAAAGTGCCTGAAGGTGACTATACACTAGAAATTAGTGCCATAGGGTTCGAAACAAAAAATCAATCAATCCAAATTCTAGCAAATAAAACACTAGAAATTGATATCGTTTTACAAGAAAGTATCACAAGTCTTCAAACGGTAGAGATTCTGGGAATTAAGGAGCGTAGTTACTCGAATGATGTATCCTTTTTAGGTACTAAAACTGCCACGCCATTACTAGACGTTCCACAATCCATCAACTATGTGACGAAGGAGCTTGCATTAGATCAGGCTGCCTTTAGACTGAATGATGTGGTTAAAAACATCAGTGGTGTAAACCAATACAGCTTCTATAATGATATAACCATTAGGGGCTTTCGAGTACAAGGCCAGCGAAACTCAGGAATGTTGGTGAATGGAATGCGAGCGATGACGAGTTTCTGGAAACAGCAACTAATTCCACACATAGAACGAGTTGAAGTCATTAAAGGTCCTTCTTCTGCCCTATTCGGGAATGCATCCCCCGGTGGAAGTATCAATAGAGTTACTAAAAAACCTTTGGCTGAGAGCAGACAATCAATCAGTTCAACAGTAGGTAGTTTTAATACATTTAGAACCTTAGGAGATTTTACAGGCTCGATTAGCCAAGATAATTCACTGCTTTATAGATTGAATTTAGGCTATGAAAATTCAGGTAGCTTTCGTGACTTACAATTCGATAAAAATCTTGTGATAGCTCCTTCCTTTTCTTACTTACCTAATGATAGGACAAGACTGAACTTTGATATCGTTTATCAAAACTCACAAGGTAGATTAGATCGTGGTCAAGCTGTGTTTGGTAATGGAGATTTGTACTCTGTACCAATAAGTACATCACTAAGTGCTGCTAATGATTTTCTTCATGAGGAGAGTGTTAATGCAACAATCTCTTTAAGGCATGAGTTGACAGATAGAATATCATTCAATAGTATTTACATGCGATCTAGCTATGGTGAAGATTTGCTTGAACATAGAACAGCTAACACTTTCGCCACTTTAGCGGAGGGAAATAAAGACCCTGAGCAAGTTGAAATGCGCGTGTTTATTCGAAAAAGAAATTGGGATAACGATGGCTTCAATAATTTCTTCAATTTTAATTTAACTACCGGGCCTATTGAGCATCAACTATTAATTGGCTATGATTACTTCCAACAACTATTACAACCGGGAGGCTCTCAGCTCGAGGCCAGAGGGTATTTAAGTGCCGATGGAAACTCAGCAATCAATTCATTTGATCCTACAAACGCCAGTGCTTATATGTTAGATCAAAATGGTAATCCAATGCCCAATGTTGCACATTTCGACTTGACTGATCCTAATGCCAATGCGCTCAGGGATATGAGTAACTACATCTACGCTACGAGATATTACACCCAGTTCAGACAACGAAATCACGGATTATATATTCAGGATCAGTTGAGCATTAATAAGCTTAAAATACTCATTGGGTTAAGACAGGAATTCTTCTTTGATGAACTTAATTATGACACTGATGAAGAGCAATTTGAGGAACAAAGAGCATTGCTACCAAGGTTTGGTATGGTCTACTCAATACAGCCAAATATTAACGTATATGCTACCTATGTTGAAGGTTATGAACCACAAAGTGCAGATGTAGCCAATGATCCAAATGTTGGTGGTCCTTTTGATCCTTTAACGAGTTCATTGTTGGAGATTGGAGCCAAAGCCAAATGGTTCAATGGTAAGTTAAATACTACACTGGCAGTATATCAACTACAACAACAAGGGGCACTTTATGATGCGAATGATGCAAATAACCCAGGTTTGCTTGTCCAAATTGGCGAAGAGGAATCTAAAGGTATTGAACTCGATTTAGCTGGTAGTATTAATCAAAACTGGAGCATTGTAGCCAGCTATTCTTATAACGATGCTGTGATTACAGAAAGTGATAATACTGAAGAAATTGGTAGACAAAAGCCCAATTCACCCAGACATACCGGAAACATCTGGACCAAGTATTTAATCAATGATGGTGCTTTAAAAGGTATTGGGTTTGGACTTGGAGCCAATTTCGTTTCTGAGAGATATGGTTCGATAGTGAGCAATGATACACCACCAATATTTCCAGAATATCAGTTAGTGGATGCAGCCGTGTATTACAAAGTTGAAAAGTTTCAACTACAGGTGAATGTGAACAACATTTTCAACAAAACGCATTGGGTAGGCGGTTATGATTATATCAGAGCATTCCCAGGTGCACCCAGAAATATAATGACCACTGTATCTTATACCTTCTAA